Proteins encoded in a region of the Candidatus Finniella inopinata genome:
- a CDS encoding recombinase family protein — MSKIVAYLRASTDKQDLNHQKLSLLEFARKKSLSIDEFVEITISSRKTSKQRRIDELLEKLNETDTLMVTELSRLGRSTTEVISLVNALLHQNIRVIILKQNLDISQQDMNSKVTLTLFSLFSELERDLISLRTKDALACKKRGGQILGKPKGTIQKSKFDKDIEKIKELLGYGLSMRKMAKVLGYTNHIALNTYINKRSLKIKEL; from the coding sequence ATGAGCAAAATCGTCGCTTATTTACGAGCTTCTACTGACAAACAGGACCTGAATCATCAAAAATTATCCCTACTTGAATTTGCCAGGAAAAAATCCTTGTCCATTGATGAGTTTGTTGAAATTACCATCTCTTCTCGTAAAACAAGTAAGCAACGACGCATCGACGAACTTTTGGAAAAGCTCAATGAAACAGATACCCTGATGGTGACGGAACTGAGCAGGCTGGGTCGAAGCACAACAGAAGTTATTTCATTGGTCAATGCGCTGCTTCACCAAAACATTCGGGTCATTATTCTGAAACAAAATTTAGATATCAGCCAACAGGACATGAATTCAAAAGTCACGTTGACGCTGTTCTCTTTGTTCTCAGAATTAGAAAGAGATTTGATCAGCCTAAGAACAAAAGATGCCCTAGCCTGTAAAAAAAGAGGCGGGCAGATTTTGGGGAAGCCAAAGGGGACCATTCAAAAAAGCAAGTTTGATAAGGACATAGAAAAAATCAAAGAACTTTTGGGATATGGACTCTCTATGAGGAAGATGGCAAAAGTACTTGGATATACTAATCATATTGCCCTAAACACTTATATAAACAAGAGAAGTCTAAAAATAAAAGAATTATAG
- the galE gene encoding UDP-glucose 4-epimerase GalE, with protein MDRIILVTGGAGYIGSHVCCYLKQQGWNPVCFDNFSTGHEWAVKYGPLVKGDLLNPHDIYEAIQEHKPLAVMHLASFIQVGESVKDPLKYYQNNVTGMINLLNAMREGHVPYMIFSSSAAVYGNPEYTPIDEKNPCHPINPYGHSKLMIEQILKDCAQAYGIRSISLRYFNAAGAAPEEGLGEAHEPESHLIPLMIQAAQKGTFLKVFGNDYETRDGTCLRDYIHILDLADAHLKALEYLQKGGETASLNLGSGHGTTNLEMIQLLEKLFGARVPFEYGNRREGDPAELVSSYDKAKEILGWNPTRPIEQILNDAWKWSEK; from the coding sequence ATGGACCGTATAATTTTAGTAACCGGGGGCGCTGGCTATATTGGTAGTCATGTTTGCTGTTACTTAAAACAACAAGGCTGGAATCCGGTTTGCTTTGATAATTTTTCAACGGGCCATGAATGGGCTGTCAAGTATGGTCCCTTGGTTAAAGGGGATCTTTTAAACCCCCATGATATTTACGAAGCCATCCAAGAGCATAAGCCCCTGGCAGTGATGCATTTGGCGTCATTTATTCAGGTGGGGGAATCGGTCAAAGATCCTTTGAAATATTACCAAAATAATGTGACTGGCATGATTAACCTGTTGAACGCTATGAGGGAAGGGCATGTTCCTTACATGATCTTCTCTAGTTCAGCGGCCGTTTATGGTAACCCGGAATATACCCCTATTGATGAAAAGAACCCTTGTCATCCCATTAACCCTTATGGCCATAGCAAACTGATGATTGAACAGATACTAAAGGATTGTGCCCAGGCTTACGGGATTCGGTCCATTAGTTTGCGGTATTTCAACGCAGCCGGCGCTGCCCCTGAAGAAGGGTTAGGCGAAGCCCATGAACCTGAATCTCATCTCATCCCCTTAATGATTCAAGCAGCCCAGAAGGGGACGTTCTTGAAAGTATTTGGTAATGATTATGAAACGCGCGATGGGACATGCCTGCGTGATTACATTCATATTCTTGATCTGGCGGATGCTCACTTGAAAGCCCTGGAATACTTACAAAAAGGGGGAGAGACGGCGTCTCTTAATTTAGGGAGTGGCCATGGGACGACGAATTTAGAAATGATTCAGCTTTTGGAAAAATTGTTTGGAGCTAGGGTTCCGTTTGAATATGGTAATAGACGCGAGGGTGATCCAGCTGAATTGGTCAGCAGCTATGATAAAGCGAAAGAGATTTTGGGGTGGAACCCCACTCGGCCAATTGAACAAATTTTAAATGATGCCTGGAAATGGAGTGAAAAATAA
- a CDS encoding class I SAM-dependent methyltransferase: MTEHKAEFDSYSQDYKNLVNQSVNFSGLTVDFFTKGKANFLNAFLENEQDYKILDIGCGTGEIHAFLRNDQSNITGVDVSAESLKIARINNPNNKYISYDGYNLPFEDNTFDMALTICVMHHVSPLQWQHFVNEMVRVVKPQGRVFIFEHNPYNPLTRLAVNRCPFDKDAVLLRSKKVECLLNETNLITCKSDFIFFTPFKHSLFQKLDKLLSWLPLGAQYCTHGRKKGS, from the coding sequence ATGACTGAACATAAAGCTGAATTTGATTCCTATAGCCAAGACTATAAAAACCTTGTTAACCAATCTGTGAATTTTTCAGGGTTAACGGTTGATTTCTTTACGAAAGGTAAAGCAAATTTTTTGAATGCGTTTTTAGAGAATGAGCAAGATTATAAAATACTAGATATTGGCTGTGGAACCGGCGAGATACATGCCTTTTTGCGAAACGATCAAAGCAACATTACTGGTGTTGATGTCTCCGCAGAAAGCCTGAAAATAGCGCGAATTAATAACCCTAATAATAAATATATTTCTTACGACGGATATAATCTGCCTTTTGAGGACAATACATTTGACATGGCCTTGACCATTTGCGTTATGCATCACGTTTCTCCTTTGCAGTGGCAGCACTTTGTTAATGAAATGGTGCGCGTCGTAAAGCCACAAGGTCGGGTATTTATCTTTGAACACAACCCTTATAATCCCTTAACACGCTTGGCTGTAAATCGATGTCCCTTTGATAAAGATGCCGTCTTATTGCGATCAAAAAAAGTTGAATGTTTATTGAATGAAACCAATCTTATCACCTGTAAAAGTGATTTTATTTTCTTCACCCCCTTTAAGCATTCATTGTTTCAAAAACTCGATAAGTTATTGTCTTGGCTGCCCTTAGGGGCCCAATATTGCACGCACGGCAGAAAGAAAGGTAGCTAA
- a CDS encoding glycosyltransferase family 2 protein has translation MDKAKYSFVIPIFNEEKVLHKLFERLEDTLGKLDGSAEIISVDDGSSDNSYELLQQQFQKDSRFKVLKFSRNFGHQNAVTAGLDQADGEAVIIMDADLQDPPEVVFDLIKQWQAGFDVVHAVRQSRQGETWFKLATANLFYRFLEKITETKIVRNAGDFRLMDRKVVEAFRQLREQHRFLRGLSCWVGFKQGCVLYERHARFAGETKYPLRKMLKLAVNAITSFSDWPLRLSFLVGSVISVLSMLAIMGIITAKLFTDFFIPGWTSVVVILTFFNGIIMMMLGLMGVYIGKIFQEIKGRPLYIVETKHGL, from the coding sequence ATGGATAAGGCCAAATATTCTTTTGTGATTCCCATTTTTAACGAAGAAAAAGTTCTGCATAAGCTGTTCGAACGTCTAGAGGACACCCTTGGTAAGTTGGATGGTTCAGCAGAAATAATATCGGTTGATGATGGCAGTTCGGATAACAGCTATGAACTGTTGCAACAACAATTTCAAAAAGATAGCCGTTTTAAAGTTTTGAAATTTTCCAGGAATTTTGGTCACCAAAATGCGGTAACGGCCGGTCTTGATCAGGCTGATGGGGAAGCGGTCATTATTATGGATGCTGATTTGCAAGACCCCCCCGAAGTTGTTTTTGATTTAATTAAACAATGGCAAGCTGGATTTGATGTTGTACACGCCGTTCGCCAAAGCCGACAAGGAGAAACCTGGTTCAAACTAGCGACAGCGAACCTTTTTTATCGTTTTCTTGAAAAAATCACCGAGACAAAAATTGTACGGAACGCAGGGGATTTTCGCTTGATGGATCGTAAAGTTGTTGAAGCCTTTCGCCAGTTGAGAGAACAGCACCGTTTTTTACGCGGATTATCATGCTGGGTGGGTTTTAAGCAGGGGTGTGTTCTGTACGAGCGTCATGCGCGTTTTGCTGGAGAAACAAAGTATCCTTTAAGAAAAATGTTAAAATTGGCCGTTAATGCGATTACGTCTTTTTCAGATTGGCCCTTGCGATTATCTTTTTTGGTTGGATCAGTGATTTCTGTTTTATCGATGCTAGCGATCATGGGGATTATTACAGCTAAATTGTTTACGGATTTCTTTATTCCTGGGTGGACATCAGTTGTCGTCATTTTGACCTTCTTTAATGGTATTATCATGATGATGCTGGGGTTAATGGGCGTGTATATCGGAAAGATTTTTCAGGAAATAAAAGGGCGCCCTTTGTATATTGTTGAAACAAAACATGGATTGTAG
- a CDS encoding MFS transporter, whose amino-acid sequence MSTDHNASANNRSLWGIAWMSLCWTTASMMVFTLLPTFLCDVLGASKTALGLIEGMAVFCAFAAKVGSGILSDYWKSRKPLIMWGTFFSILVKVLFALASSVTWVFVARSVDRLSKGIRSAPTDALIADLSPRDQQGRSYGLRYSLYALGAVLGGCIAALTMRLSNDNYRLVFWLSTIPAAIAFIVLWVVVKAPALSAPGAPSKKWQWRQAYDMPMIFWQLLGVSFLLMLARFSEAFLTLRAKDLGWSLAMLPLLMVGYDLINAGVALPIGKLADRYDRKTLLLFGIVVLAGVNVLILTWHSAWGMAFAMLFAGLHMGMTQGLIATLVAENTLKDLRGTAFALYYLTSGIAVLIGNYIAGFLADYHGNTVASFGGGLLFSTLSALYLFWVIRNQKRSRTTS is encoded by the coding sequence TTGTCCACAGATCATAATGCATCCGCTAACAATCGCAGCTTATGGGGCATCGCTTGGATGAGCCTTTGCTGGACCACGGCTTCAATGATGGTCTTTACACTGCTTCCAACCTTTTTGTGTGATGTATTGGGGGCCAGCAAGACAGCCTTGGGCCTGATTGAAGGCATGGCTGTCTTCTGTGCTTTTGCTGCAAAAGTTGGCTCTGGAATCCTAAGTGATTATTGGAAAAGCCGTAAGCCTCTTATTATGTGGGGGACGTTTTTCAGCATCTTGGTAAAAGTTTTGTTTGCCCTGGCTAGCAGCGTTACGTGGGTTTTTGTGGCTCGGTCTGTTGACCGATTGAGCAAGGGTATTCGTTCTGCACCAACGGACGCGCTTATCGCGGATTTATCGCCCCGTGATCAACAGGGAAGAAGCTATGGTCTGCGCTATAGCCTTTATGCCCTGGGCGCAGTTTTAGGGGGCTGTATTGCAGCCTTAACAATGCGTCTATCCAATGACAACTACAGGTTGGTTTTTTGGTTATCGACGATCCCTGCGGCTATCGCCTTCATTGTACTATGGGTTGTTGTGAAGGCGCCTGCTTTATCGGCCCCTGGGGCGCCTTCTAAAAAGTGGCAATGGCGGCAGGCCTATGATATGCCGATGATTTTTTGGCAACTGTTGGGCGTATCCTTTTTATTAATGTTGGCTCGGTTTAGTGAAGCCTTTTTGACCTTACGCGCCAAGGATTTAGGGTGGTCGTTGGCTATGCTGCCCTTGCTGATGGTGGGGTATGACCTGATCAATGCCGGCGTCGCTTTGCCGATTGGAAAACTTGCCGACAGGTACGACAGAAAAACATTATTGCTGTTCGGGATTGTCGTTTTGGCAGGGGTTAACGTTCTTATCCTAACTTGGCATAGTGCCTGGGGAATGGCCTTTGCCATGTTATTTGCCGGCCTTCATATGGGTATGACTCAAGGCTTAATAGCCACCCTGGTGGCAGAAAACACCTTGAAGGACCTAAGAGGAACCGCGTTTGCGTTATATTATTTGACCAGCGGCATTGCTGTGCTAATTGGGAACTATATTGCGGGTTTTTTAGCCGATTATCATGGCAACACGGTGGCTTCGTTCGGGGGCGGGTTGCTGTTTAGTACCCTGTCCGCCCTTTATTTGTTTTGGGTTATCAGAAATCAAAAAAGATCCCGAACGACTTCTTAA